The Pyrococcus kukulkanii genome contains a region encoding:
- a CDS encoding sulfite exporter TauE/SafE family protein: MREVLLLLAAGIGGFIGSLMSGGSMITFFILTLLNIPTKTAVGTLKMVIAGLTLVSFLTYLRAGVLNLKIALPLVLSSLVGSYVGSAFLLSVPDNIANLFVMVFLIVGTYFTVKESQEVPTFREENLMLQLLVGLAIGIYIGILGIASTLVVISFLRMFFKVELLEANAIAKLIIFFNNFIAFITYARNGFVDYPIGMLLIFPVIVGSWFGAKTALKLDSKHLKEVFLGISILTLINLLRNIMGI; encoded by the coding sequence GTGAGAGAGGTACTTCTTCTGCTTGCGGCTGGGATTGGGGGCTTTATAGGCTCTTTAATGAGTGGAGGGAGCATGATAACATTCTTTATTCTGACACTCCTTAATATTCCAACAAAAACTGCTGTGGGAACATTAAAGATGGTTATTGCTGGGCTGACTCTTGTGTCTTTCCTAACTTACCTTAGGGCAGGTGTTTTGAATTTGAAAATAGCCTTGCCTTTAGTTCTCTCTTCTTTGGTTGGGTCATATGTTGGAAGCGCTTTTCTGCTGAGTGTGCCTGATAATATTGCCAACTTGTTTGTAATGGTATTTCTCATAGTTGGAACATACTTTACAGTAAAAGAATCCCAGGAAGTTCCAACATTTAGAGAAGAAAATTTAATGCTCCAGCTCCTTGTAGGGTTAGCGATCGGAATCTATATAGGCATTTTGGGGATAGCATCTACTCTGGTGGTTATATCTTTTTTGAGAATGTTCTTCAAAGTTGAGCTTTTGGAAGCAAATGCAATAGCAAAGCTCATAATCTTCTTCAACAACTTTATTGCTTTTATCACATATGCGAGAAATGGATTCGTTGATTACCCCATTGGAATGCTTTTAATTTTCCCTGTTATTGTGGGCTCATGGTTTGGAGCAAAAACTGCCCTTAAACTAGATTCCAAGCATCTTAAGGAGGTATTTCTTGGTATTTCCATACTGACGCTAATTAACCTCCTCAGAAACATAATGGGAATTTAA
- a CDS encoding RidA family protein: MKEIVFTERAPKPIGPYSQAIKAGNFLFIAGQIPINPETGELVKGDIKEQTRQVLENIKAILEAAGYTLNDVVKVTVYLKNMDDFAAMNEVYAKYFGESKPARVAVEVARLPKDVLIEIEAIAYKE; this comes from the coding sequence ATGAAGGAGATAGTTTTCACTGAAAGAGCTCCAAAACCAATAGGCCCCTATAGCCAAGCGATAAAGGCTGGAAACTTCCTCTTCATTGCAGGCCAGATACCAATTAACCCTGAGACAGGGGAGTTAGTTAAGGGGGATATAAAGGAGCAGACGAGGCAGGTTCTCGAAAACATAAAAGCAATTCTCGAAGCAGCTGGTTATACCCTAAACGACGTTGTTAAGGTCACAGTTTACTTAAAGAATATGGATGACTTTGCTGCAATGAATGAAGTTTATGCCAAGTACTTTGGAGAATCAAAACCTGCAAGGGTAGCAGTTGAAGTTGCTAGACTGCCTAAGGACGTCCTTATAGAGATAGAGGCGATAGCGTACAAGGAATGA
- a CDS encoding ribosome biogenesis/translation initiation ATPase RLI, which yields MRIAVIDYDKCNPDKCGHFLCERVCPVNRMGGEAIVIDEDNYKPIIQEASCTGCGICVHKCPFNAISIVNLPEQLEEDCVHRYGINAFVLYRLPVVKDGMVVGIVGPNGTGKTTAVKILAGQLIPNLCGDNDSWDGVIKAFRGNELQNYFKRLKNGEIRPVVKPQYVDLIPKAVKGKVRDLLKKADETGKFDEIVKALELENVLDREIQHLSGGELQRVAIAAALLRNAHFYFFDEPSSYLDIRQRLNVAKVIRRLADDGKSVLVVEHDLAVLDYLSDIIHVVYGEPGVYGIFSQPKGTRNGINEFLRGYLKDENVRFRPYEIKFTKTSERVEVEREVLVEYPRLVKDYDSFRLEVEPGEIRKGEVIGIVGPNGIGKTTFVKMLAGVEEPTEGKIEWDLTVAYKPQYIKAEYEGTVYELLSKIDSSKLSSNFYKTELLKPLGIPDLYDREVNELSGGELQRVAIAATLLRDADIYLLDEPSAYLDVEQRLAVSRAIRHLMEKNEKTALVVEHDVLMIDYVSDRLMVFEGEPGRYGKALPPMGMREGMNRFLASVGITFRRDPDTGRPRANKEGSVKDREQKEKGEYYYV from the coding sequence GTGAGAATCGCGGTCATCGACTATGATAAGTGCAACCCCGACAAGTGTGGTCATTTTCTATGTGAGCGTGTCTGTCCCGTAAATAGGATGGGTGGGGAGGCAATAGTAATAGATGAGGATAACTACAAGCCGATAATTCAGGAAGCAAGCTGTACAGGTTGTGGGATCTGCGTCCACAAGTGTCCCTTTAACGCTATAAGCATAGTGAACCTACCAGAGCAACTTGAGGAAGACTGTGTCCACCGCTACGGGATCAACGCCTTCGTTCTATACAGGCTGCCCGTGGTCAAGGACGGAATGGTTGTCGGAATCGTCGGGCCAAACGGTACGGGAAAAACCACTGCAGTAAAAATACTCGCCGGACAGCTTATTCCCAACCTCTGCGGAGACAATGACAGTTGGGATGGAGTTATTAAGGCATTCAGGGGCAATGAGCTACAGAACTACTTCAAGAGACTCAAGAATGGGGAGATAAGACCTGTCGTTAAACCCCAATATGTGGATTTAATTCCAAAGGCCGTTAAGGGGAAGGTTAGGGATCTGCTGAAGAAAGCCGATGAAACTGGGAAGTTCGATGAAATCGTTAAAGCCTTAGAGTTGGAGAACGTTCTTGATAGGGAAATACAGCACTTGTCAGGTGGTGAGTTGCAGAGAGTGGCAATTGCTGCAGCCTTGCTAAGGAATGCCCACTTCTACTTCTTCGACGAACCTTCAAGCTATCTAGACATAAGGCAGAGGTTGAATGTTGCGAAGGTTATACGAAGGTTAGCGGATGACGGAAAATCTGTCTTAGTTGTTGAGCACGATCTAGCGGTTCTTGACTACCTAAGTGATATAATCCATGTGGTTTACGGTGAACCCGGAGTCTACGGAATATTCTCCCAGCCAAAAGGAACAAGAAACGGAATTAATGAATTCCTTAGGGGTTACTTGAAGGACGAAAACGTTAGATTCAGGCCGTACGAGATAAAGTTCACCAAGACAAGCGAGAGAGTCGAGGTTGAGAGGGAGGTTCTCGTTGAGTATCCAAGGCTTGTAAAAGATTACGATAGCTTCAGGCTTGAGGTCGAGCCCGGTGAGATAAGGAAAGGAGAAGTTATAGGGATAGTTGGGCCCAATGGTATAGGAAAAACAACCTTCGTAAAGATGCTTGCAGGAGTTGAAGAGCCAACGGAAGGAAAGATAGAGTGGGATCTAACTGTGGCCTACAAGCCTCAGTACATTAAAGCAGAATACGAGGGAACAGTGTATGAGTTACTAAGTAAGATAGACTCCTCAAAGCTCAGCAGCAACTTCTACAAAACCGAACTTCTAAAACCATTGGGAATCCCAGACCTGTACGATAGAGAAGTCAACGAACTTTCGGGCGGCGAGCTACAGAGAGTAGCTATAGCTGCAACCCTTCTTAGGGATGCCGACATATACCTTTTAGATGAACCCTCAGCGTACCTTGACGTAGAGCAGAGACTGGCAGTTTCTAGGGCCATAAGACATCTGATGGAGAAGAATGAAAAGACAGCATTGGTAGTTGAGCACGACGTTCTCATGATAGATTACGTTAGCGACAGACTAATGGTCTTTGAGGGAGAACCAGGAAGATACGGAAAGGCCCTACCTCCCATGGGAATGAGGGAAGGGATGAACAGATTCCTGGCGTCCGTAGGAATAACTTTCAGGAGAGATCCAGACACAGGGAGGCCAAGAGCAAACAAGGAAGGTTCAGTAAAAGACAGGGAGCAGAAAGAAAAGGGAGAGTACTACTACGTCTAA
- the mmdA gene encoding methylmalonyl-CoA decarboxylase subunit alpha, with translation MTMEEKVKELYEKRKKIMQMGGEGAIKKQHDKGKLTARERLELLLDPGSFVEIGMFVKHRATEFGMDKRDLPADGVITGYGTIDGRLVFVYAQDFTVMGGSLGEMHAMKIKRIMELALEAGAPVIGLNDSGGARIQEGVDSLKGYGEIFKMNTVLSGVVPQITAIMGPCAGGAVYSPAIGDFILMVDNPATFMFITGPQVVKAVTGVDVTPVQLGGAMVHAQKSGQAHLIGKTDEEVIALIKRLLSYLPSNNMEKPPRVKTKDDPFRRTPELYDIVPDDPNKGYDVRQVIYSIVDRDENGNPDFLELQPYFAPNAVIGFGRINGQTVGIVANNPIHLAGVLDIDSSDKIARFVRFCDAFNIPIVTFVDVPGYLPGVDQESRGIIRHGAKVLYAYAEATVPMVTIILRKAYGGAYLAMGSKHLGADFVFAWPTAEIAVMGPEGAANIIFRKEIAKAENPEEFRRQKIQEYREKFANPYVAASRGYIDDVIDPAETRAKIVMALEALENKRVKLPPKKHGNIPL, from the coding sequence ATGACCATGGAAGAGAAAGTTAAGGAGCTGTATGAGAAGAGGAAAAAGATAATGCAAATGGGTGGGGAGGGGGCCATAAAGAAGCAGCACGATAAAGGCAAGCTTACGGCCAGAGAAAGGCTCGAGCTTTTACTTGACCCGGGGAGCTTCGTTGAGATTGGAATGTTTGTGAAGCACAGGGCTACAGAATTCGGAATGGACAAGAGGGATCTCCCAGCTGATGGAGTAATTACGGGATATGGAACGATTGATGGAAGATTGGTGTTTGTCTATGCTCAGGACTTCACGGTAATGGGTGGTTCCCTAGGAGAGATGCACGCGATGAAGATCAAGAGAATCATGGAGTTGGCTCTAGAGGCAGGAGCTCCGGTAATAGGCCTAAATGACTCTGGAGGAGCAAGGATACAAGAAGGAGTTGACTCCCTCAAGGGTTACGGTGAAATATTCAAGATGAATACAGTTTTAAGTGGAGTTGTTCCGCAGATTACGGCCATAATGGGGCCATGCGCGGGAGGAGCAGTTTACAGTCCGGCAATAGGCGACTTTATCCTAATGGTTGACAACCCGGCAACCTTCATGTTCATCACCGGCCCCCAGGTGGTCAAGGCCGTAACTGGAGTTGATGTTACCCCCGTCCAATTGGGAGGCGCAATGGTTCACGCTCAAAAGAGCGGACAAGCCCATCTAATAGGCAAAACCGATGAGGAAGTAATCGCGCTAATAAAGAGGTTATTGAGCTACCTCCCATCAAACAACATGGAGAAGCCACCCAGAGTCAAAACTAAAGATGATCCATTCAGAAGAACACCAGAACTCTATGACATAGTCCCCGACGATCCAAACAAAGGTTACGACGTTAGGCAGGTAATTTACTCAATCGTTGACAGGGACGAGAACGGCAATCCAGACTTCCTCGAGCTCCAGCCCTACTTCGCACCCAACGCCGTGATAGGGTTTGGAAGGATAAATGGGCAGACAGTGGGGATAGTGGCAAACAATCCAATACACTTGGCTGGAGTCCTTGATATTGACTCAAGTGACAAGATCGCGAGGTTTGTGAGATTCTGTGATGCATTCAACATCCCAATAGTAACATTCGTGGACGTCCCAGGGTACCTCCCAGGGGTTGATCAGGAGAGCAGGGGGATAATCAGGCATGGTGCAAAAGTTCTCTACGCCTACGCCGAAGCAACGGTTCCAATGGTCACTATAATCTTAAGAAAGGCCTATGGTGGAGCGTACCTCGCGATGGGATCAAAGCACCTTGGAGCTGACTTCGTATTCGCGTGGCCGACAGCTGAGATAGCGGTCATGGGACCAGAGGGTGCTGCAAACATAATCTTTAGGAAGGAGATTGCGAAAGCAGAGAACCCCGAAGAGTTCAGGAGGCAGAAGATTCAAGAGTACAGGGAAAAGTTCGCTAACCCGTACGTTGCTGCGTCGAGAGGATACATTGATGATGTTATTGACCCTGCAGAGACTAGGGCTAAGATAGTTATGGCCCTCGAGGCTCTAGAGAATAAGAGGGTCAAGTTGCCTCCAAAGAAGCATGGCAACATTCCGCTCTGA
- a CDS encoding OadG family protein, which translates to MAGFLEGLYITVLGVTVVFSVLSILAIVMYGIGWAERRLVEKEKPKREEKPAGRREEVKTEEKLDEKKVAIITAAIMAYLSQKRPKEVLIKRKPSQNWWLSGLTTYVEEVENFNYELGKW; encoded by the coding sequence ATGGCGGGATTCCTTGAGGGGCTGTACATTACTGTCCTGGGTGTTACAGTAGTCTTTTCGGTACTCTCAATTCTTGCCATTGTAATGTACGGAATAGGATGGGCTGAGAGAAGGCTTGTTGAAAAGGAGAAGCCTAAGAGGGAAGAAAAACCTGCTGGGAGGAGAGAGGAGGTTAAGACGGAGGAGAAACTAGATGAGAAGAAGGTTGCAATAATAACTGCGGCAATAATGGCTTATTTGAGCCAAAAGAGGCCAAAAGAAGTGCTAATTAAGAGGAAACCCTCTCAGAATTGGTGGTTATCTGGGTTGACTACTTATGTTGAGGAAGTTGAGAACTTCAACTACGAACTCGGGAAGTGGTGA
- a CDS encoding acetyl-CoA carboxylase biotin carboxyl carrier protein subunit, producing the protein MKVRVVINGEEYEVEVEEVMPGKFRVTLSGETYEVEAKDLGISVPVTTPTPTPTPVSTPAPTPTPVPTPTPVAPQTPAPQVSENVVTAPMPGKVLKILVQEGQQVRIGQGLLILEAMKMENEIPAPKDGVVKKILVKEGDAVDTGTPLIELG; encoded by the coding sequence ATGAAGGTTAGGGTTGTCATTAATGGAGAAGAGTATGAGGTTGAAGTTGAGGAAGTAATGCCCGGAAAGTTCAGGGTCACACTGAGCGGAGAAACTTATGAAGTTGAGGCCAAGGACTTAGGGATATCAGTTCCTGTCACAACTCCCACGCCAACTCCGACTCCAGTATCAACTCCTGCCCCCACACCTACGCCAGTACCAACTCCCACTCCAGTTGCTCCACAAACGCCAGCTCCACAGGTCTCCGAGAACGTCGTCACCGCTCCAATGCCTGGGAAAGTGCTGAAGATTCTGGTTCAGGAGGGGCAACAAGTGAGGATTGGCCAGGGTCTTCTAATATTAGAGGCCATGAAGATGGAGAATGAGATTCCAGCACCGAAAGATGGTGTTGTTAAGAAGATTCTTGTAAAGGAAGGGGATGCTGTGGATACTGGAACTCCATTAATTGAGCTTGGGTGA
- a CDS encoding sodium ion-translocating decarboxylase subunit beta: MGLEQALADFFTHMGILNLTVGNIVMILVGLTLVYLAIRYKMEPLLLLPIGISAVLVNLPLSHVANWPLAPQLPPDVQGNIFATLSYLNEQYGPPGIFDLIYYLLIKTEVVPLLIFFGLGAMTDFGPMIADPKTALLGAAAQIGVFVAMLTAILLGFDLKEAASIGIIGGADGPTTIYLTTKLAPHILSATAVAAYSYMSLVPLIQPPVIKALTTPEERRIRMEQLRPVSKREKILFPIASMIVIGLLVPSAAPLIGMLMIGNLFRESGVVQRLSKAAQEELMNIVTIFLGLGVGSTMRAESFLTPKTLMILALGVVAFASATAGGVLFGKLMMKLSGGRINPMIGAAGVSAVPMSARVVQKLATEEDPGNFILMHAMGPNVAGVIGTAVVAGVFLSALG; encoded by the coding sequence ATGGGACTCGAGCAGGCTTTGGCTGATTTCTTCACTCATATGGGCATCCTTAATTTAACTGTTGGGAATATAGTGATGATACTTGTTGGCTTGACCCTTGTGTACCTCGCGATTAGATATAAGATGGAGCCCCTCCTCTTGTTGCCTATTGGGATAAGTGCAGTGTTAGTTAACCTTCCCTTATCTCACGTGGCAAATTGGCCCTTGGCTCCTCAACTCCCTCCAGACGTCCAAGGAAACATCTTTGCAACATTGAGTTATTTAAATGAGCAATATGGACCCCCAGGAATCTTCGATCTAATATACTACCTCCTGATAAAGACCGAAGTTGTGCCATTGCTGATATTCTTCGGATTGGGTGCAATGACGGACTTCGGCCCAATGATTGCCGATCCAAAGACAGCCTTACTTGGGGCTGCGGCCCAGATTGGAGTGTTCGTTGCAATGCTTACCGCGATACTCTTGGGCTTTGACCTCAAAGAGGCAGCATCAATTGGTATCATCGGAGGTGCTGATGGACCAACTACGATTTACCTAACGACTAAACTCGCTCCACATATACTCTCGGCGACTGCCGTTGCTGCCTACAGTTACATGAGCCTTGTTCCTCTGATTCAGCCTCCGGTCATTAAGGCCCTAACGACTCCTGAGGAGAGGAGGATTAGGATGGAGCAACTACGGCCGGTGTCGAAGAGGGAGAAGATCCTCTTCCCAATAGCAAGCATGATTGTCATTGGCTTACTCGTCCCCTCGGCTGCTCCCCTCATTGGAATGCTGATGATAGGGAACTTATTCAGGGAAAGCGGTGTTGTTCAGAGGCTTAGCAAGGCTGCTCAGGAGGAGCTCATGAACATTGTGACTATATTCCTGGGGCTTGGTGTAGGATCAACGATGAGGGCGGAGAGCTTTCTTACTCCTAAGACTTTAATGATCTTGGCCCTTGGAGTTGTGGCCTTTGCTTCGGCAACCGCTGGCGGTGTGCTATTTGGAAAGTTGATGATGAAGCTTTCGGGGGGGAGAATAAACCCAATGATTGGTGCCGCTGGAGTTTCGGCAGTTCCGATGTCAGCAAGGGTAGTTCAGAAGCTTGCTACAGAAGAAGACCCAGGGAACTTTATATTAATGCACGCCATGGGACCAAACGTTGCTGGAGTCATTGGAACTGCAGTTGTTGCTGGAGTGTTCCTCTCTGCCCTTGGCTGA
- a CDS encoding NAD(P)-dependent malic enzyme yields MSRLSEEERKRLPQDALDFHRNNFPGNGKIEVIPKVPLKNFYHLSLAYTPGVAEPCKAIRDGEDPDEYTIVPNTVAVVTDGSAILGLGDIGVLAGMPVMEGKCVLFKALAGIDAFPILINTKDVDKIVETVKLISKGFGGINLEDISAPRCFEIEERLKKELDIPVFHDDQHGTAVVTLAGLINALKVVGKKFNEIKVAISGAGAAGIAIAKILHHVGVREIVAVDRKGIIHEGREDLNPYKREIAKYNIHGIEGGLAEAMEGADVFIGVSVGGIVTPDMVRRMADDAIVFAMANPIPEIMPDEAKKAGARIVATGRSDFPNQINNVLGFPGIFRGALDVKARDITPNMNIAAANAIASVIPEDELDEENIIPSPLHPNVYPKEARAVAEQAIKDGVARRKVKGEWVEERTRRLRAFYQKLIAPINDVRKSFEP; encoded by the coding sequence ATGTCAAGGCTTAGTGAAGAAGAGAGGAAGAGATTGCCTCAGGATGCCCTTGATTTCCACAGAAATAACTTCCCTGGGAACGGTAAAATTGAGGTAATTCCAAAGGTTCCGCTCAAGAACTTCTATCATCTAAGCTTAGCGTATACACCGGGGGTTGCGGAGCCTTGTAAAGCTATAAGAGATGGGGAGGATCCCGATGAATACACTATAGTCCCAAATACAGTTGCCGTGGTTACTGACGGTTCGGCAATCCTCGGTCTTGGCGATATAGGAGTTCTAGCAGGAATGCCGGTTATGGAAGGAAAATGTGTCCTCTTCAAGGCCCTAGCTGGGATTGATGCATTCCCGATCCTAATAAACACTAAAGATGTTGACAAAATAGTTGAAACGGTAAAGTTGATCTCCAAGGGGTTTGGAGGCATAAACCTTGAGGATATCTCAGCCCCAAGATGCTTTGAGATAGAGGAGAGGTTAAAGAAAGAACTCGATATCCCTGTTTTCCACGATGATCAACACGGTACTGCCGTGGTAACCCTTGCCGGTTTAATTAACGCATTAAAGGTCGTTGGCAAAAAATTCAATGAAATAAAGGTGGCAATCAGCGGTGCAGGAGCTGCAGGAATTGCGATAGCTAAGATACTTCACCACGTAGGTGTCAGGGAGATAGTAGCAGTTGACAGGAAGGGGATAATCCACGAGGGAAGAGAAGATCTAAATCCGTACAAGAGGGAAATAGCAAAGTATAACATCCATGGGATCGAAGGGGGCTTAGCTGAGGCAATGGAAGGAGCGGATGTATTTATTGGCGTGAGCGTTGGGGGGATAGTTACCCCAGATATGGTTAGGAGAATGGCAGATGACGCGATAGTATTTGCCATGGCAAACCCAATTCCGGAGATAATGCCCGATGAAGCTAAAAAGGCCGGAGCGAGGATAGTAGCAACGGGAAGGAGTGACTTTCCAAACCAGATAAACAACGTCCTAGGATTCCCAGGAATTTTCAGAGGGGCCTTAGATGTCAAGGCAAGAGACATAACCCCAAACATGAACATCGCCGCTGCGAACGCAATAGCCTCGGTAATTCCTGAAGATGAGTTGGATGAGGAAAACATAATCCCCTCCCCCCTGCACCCCAATGTTTATCCAAAGGAAGCTAGGGCAGTTGCTGAGCAAGCAATCAAAGATGGCGTTGCAAGGAGGAAAGTTAAAGGGGAGTGGGTTGAGGAGCGTACAAGGAGATTAAGAGCATTTTATCAAAAGCTCATAGCACCAATAAACGATGTTAGAAAAAGCTTTGAACCTTAA
- the arcC gene encoding carbamate kinase, with amino-acid sequence MPKRVVIALGGNALQQRGQKGTYEEMMENVKKTAGQIAEIIARGYEVVITHGNGPQVGTLLLHMDAGQAVHGIPAQPMDVAGAMTQGWIGYMIQQALKNELEKRGIKKDVVTIITQTIVDKNDPAFENPTKPVGPFYDEETAKRLAKEKGWVVREDAGRGWRRVVPSPDPKGHVEAEVIKKLVETGVIVIASGGGGVPVIQEDGEIRGVEAVIDKDLAGERLAEEVNADILMILTDVNGAALYYGTEKETWLAEVKVEELEKYYNEGHFKAGSMGPKVLAAIRFVRWGGKRAIIAHLEKAVEALEGKTGTQVIP; translated from the coding sequence ATGCCTAAAAGAGTCGTTATAGCTCTTGGCGGTAACGCCCTTCAGCAGAGAGGACAAAAGGGGACTTATGAGGAGATGATGGAGAACGTTAAGAAGACCGCGGGGCAGATAGCAGAGATAATCGCGAGAGGTTACGAGGTTGTAATAACCCACGGTAACGGTCCCCAGGTTGGAACCTTACTCTTGCACATGGATGCAGGACAGGCCGTGCACGGTATTCCCGCTCAGCCAATGGATGTTGCTGGAGCAATGACTCAAGGGTGGATTGGATATATGATCCAACAGGCTCTAAAGAACGAACTTGAAAAGAGGGGGATAAAGAAAGATGTAGTTACAATAATCACACAGACTATAGTAGATAAGAATGATCCCGCATTTGAAAATCCCACAAAGCCCGTTGGTCCATTTTACGATGAAGAGACCGCGAAAAGACTTGCCAAAGAAAAAGGATGGGTAGTTAGAGAGGACGCGGGAAGAGGGTGGAGAAGGGTTGTTCCGAGTCCAGATCCAAAGGGTCACGTCGAGGCAGAAGTGATAAAGAAGCTCGTCGAGACTGGCGTTATAGTTATAGCGAGCGGTGGCGGTGGAGTCCCAGTAATCCAGGAGGATGGAGAGATAAGAGGAGTCGAAGCTGTAATAGACAAGGATCTCGCCGGAGAAAGACTTGCAGAAGAAGTCAATGCAGATATACTAATGATTTTAACAGATGTCAACGGAGCAGCTCTGTACTATGGAACCGAAAAAGAAACTTGGCTCGCGGAGGTAAAGGTGGAGGAGCTGGAGAAGTACTATAACGAGGGGCACTTCAAGGCTGGAAGTATGGGGCCCAAGGTTCTCGCCGCGATAAGGTTCGTGAGATGGGGTGGGAAGAGGGCAATAATAGCTCACCTTGAGAAAGCTGTAGAAGCATTGGAAGGCAAGACGGGAACCCAGGTTATCCCCTAG
- a CDS encoding ATP-binding cassette domain-containing protein has translation MLRTNDPVIIVKNLTVKFRYIVALEDVTFRIQRGKVLLLGSNGSGKTTLLRVLSGLLRPTKGVVKVLGYDPFTESKELYSKMLYIRDSEDYPYMLTVSTVVEMLSEIYGDSKVEKAVKLLRLEDHLFKRIGELSKGLRRRVAMIEPISSDRELILMDEPFSGLDAESRRIITQALSELPEKVTLVVASHVPLNIGVDQVIVLEGGKLSYNGPYKTEVVQKYVGIDGFVCD, from the coding sequence ATGCTAAGAACGAATGACCCTGTAATTATCGTGAAGAACCTTACTGTGAAGTTTCGCTATATTGTTGCACTTGAAGATGTAACCTTTCGCATTCAAAGAGGTAAAGTTTTACTTCTTGGATCAAATGGCTCTGGAAAGACTACCCTCTTGCGTGTTTTATCAGGTCTTCTTAGACCTACCAAAGGAGTTGTTAAAGTTCTTGGCTATGACCCTTTTACTGAAAGCAAGGAGCTTTACTCTAAGATGCTTTACATTAGGGATAGTGAGGATTACCCTTACATGTTAACTGTTTCAACAGTTGTGGAGATGCTTTCGGAAATTTACGGAGATTCTAAGGTAGAAAAAGCTGTAAAACTACTTAGACTTGAAGATCACCTTTTCAAGAGAATAGGAGAGCTGTCAAAAGGATTAAGAAGGAGAGTTGCCATGATAGAACCGATATCTAGTGATAGGGAGTTAATTCTTATGGATGAACCCTTTAGTGGTTTAGATGCCGAAAGTAGAAGGATTATAACTCAAGCACTCTCAGAACTTCCAGAAAAGGTCACACTAGTAGTCGCTAGCCATGTTCCCTTGAATATAGGAGTTGACCAAGTAATTGTCTTAGAAGGTGGTAAACTAAGTTATAACGGCCCATACAAAACCGAAGTCGTCCAGAAATACGTGGGTATAGATGGTTTTGTTTGTGACTAA
- a CDS encoding dihydrodipicolinate synthase family protein, which translates to MKGVIVPLVTPFNEDYSIDLQALEEHINFLQKAGVHGIFINATTGEFTSLSFEEKEFLAEKGRELVTSTAYLVGTASTNTFEVVELTKHAQDIGADYVVIAPPYYCPLNDEALFHHYSLVAEKTDIPIILYNIPSCANPLSVPLIKKLAMEYSNITGIKETIDSINHIRDVILEVKGERKDFKVFTGLDQHFLNTLILGGDGGIMACANFVPELHLALYKAFREKKFEEAVEYAKKLAKLSRIYNIALSFGSAIKIAMSIRGFSIKPILRPPYKMDGEDVREKIRELLESLGLVP; encoded by the coding sequence ATGAAGGGAGTTATCGTACCTTTGGTGACACCCTTTAACGAAGATTATTCTATAGACCTACAAGCGCTAGAAGAGCATATAAATTTCCTCCAAAAGGCGGGGGTTCATGGGATTTTTATTAACGCGACAACTGGAGAATTCACTAGCCTCAGCTTTGAAGAAAAGGAGTTTCTCGCAGAGAAAGGTAGAGAGCTTGTAACTTCTACAGCTTATCTAGTAGGAACGGCCTCAACAAACACTTTTGAGGTTGTTGAGCTAACCAAACATGCCCAAGACATTGGAGCCGACTATGTGGTGATAGCTCCACCATACTACTGCCCCCTTAACGATGAAGCACTTTTCCACCACTATTCATTAGTTGCAGAAAAAACTGATATTCCAATAATCCTCTATAACATTCCGAGCTGTGCAAATCCCCTGAGCGTTCCACTTATCAAAAAGCTCGCCATGGAGTATTCAAACATAACGGGCATAAAAGAAACGATAGACAGCATAAACCACATTAGAGATGTCATCTTGGAGGTCAAAGGAGAAAGAAAAGACTTTAAGGTATTCACTGGTTTAGATCAACACTTTCTCAACACACTTATCCTCGGTGGAGATGGAGGGATAATGGCCTGTGCAAACTTCGTCCCAGAGCTACATCTTGCCCTATACAAAGCCTTCAGGGAGAAGAAGTTTGAGGAAGCTGTTGAGTACGCCAAAAAGCTCGCAAAGCTTTCAAGGATTTACAACATTGCATTGTCCTTTGGCTCTGCAATAAAGATAGCCATGAGCATAAGAGGGTTTTCTATAAAGCCAATACTGAGACCACCGTATAAGATGGATGGAGAAGATGTAAGGGAGAAAATAAGGGAGTTGCTAGAATCCCTGGGGCTTGTCCCTTAG